The following are encoded in a window of Bacillus sp. SORGH_AS_0510 genomic DNA:
- a CDS encoding flagellar basal body rod protein, whose protein sequence is MKKFGLLLAGGIAAIILLSTIGPMVGLLVSLVLLYFIFKQFLKAESTGGKIGLGIIGLIVLVASLHNAPAIIGVVAAYVLYLVYKKWNENKHSMKKEETDPFANFEKQWNELKNY, encoded by the coding sequence ATGAAAAAATTTGGTTTACTGTTAGCTGGAGGAATCGCAGCGATCATCTTACTGTCAACCATTGGTCCAATGGTGGGGTTACTAGTTAGCCTTGTGCTACTCTACTTCATTTTTAAACAATTTTTAAAGGCAGAATCCACGGGAGGAAAAATTGGGCTTGGAATTATCGGTCTTATCGTCCTAGTGGCTTCCCTTCATAATGCACCAGCCATCATTGGAGTTGTTGCAGCCTATGTGCTTTACCTCGTTTATAAAAAATGGAACGAGAACAAGCACAGCATGAAAAAAGAAGAAACAGACCCATTCGCCAACTTCGAAAAACAGTGGAATGAATTAAAAAATTACTAA
- the liaF gene encoding cell wall-active antibiotics response protein LiaF encodes MIKNTKNDYLGWLVVIGVVILLLEILFFNKGLIFSLIIAGGMIYIGRKKTGRKLGKVLFIGGIIIFVISIFNMMTFRFLLLAILLHFFIQYLQSKKNPKKISLDIQAQETTTQEETVIKVEPLFENVLLGQQKTPMGVYEWKDVNIQTGIGDTIIDLSFTMLPKGETVIIIRNVIGNIHIHVPYEIDVSINHSCVVGSTTVFGNHESKIFNQVFQLKTPGYETSEQKVKIFTSLIVGNLEVSRI; translated from the coding sequence ATGATTAAAAATACAAAAAATGATTACTTAGGATGGCTTGTGGTCATCGGAGTAGTCATTTTGCTATTGGAGATTTTATTTTTCAATAAAGGGCTTATTTTCTCCCTTATTATCGCGGGTGGAATGATTTATATTGGCAGGAAAAAGACCGGACGAAAGCTTGGTAAAGTCCTATTTATCGGCGGGATTATTATCTTTGTCATTAGTATTTTCAATATGATGACCTTTCGCTTCTTATTATTAGCGATATTACTGCACTTTTTTATCCAATACTTACAATCAAAAAAGAATCCGAAGAAAATATCATTAGATATTCAGGCTCAAGAAACAACTACTCAAGAAGAAACGGTTATAAAAGTAGAGCCGTTGTTTGAAAATGTATTGTTGGGTCAACAAAAGACACCAATGGGCGTGTACGAATGGAAGGATGTAAATATCCAGACGGGAATAGGGGACACAATTATTGACCTCAGTTTCACCATGCTGCCAAAAGGTGAAACCGTGATTATTATTCGAAACGTAATTGGTAATATTCACATTCATGTTCCATATGAAATTGATGTTAGCATCAATCATTCATGTGTGGTTGGTTCCACAACGGTGTTTGGGAACCACGAATCTAAAATATTTAATCAAGTATTCCAATTAAAAACACCAGGCTATGAAACATCAGAGCAAAAGGTGAAAATCTTTACCTCGCTTATTGTTGGGAATTTAGAGGTGAGCCGGATATGA
- a CDS encoding PspA/IM30 family protein translates to MTNLFTRIKNTITADLHEALDKKEKHNPIALLNQYLRQSEQETEKVRKLLERQNTLKDEFTREYHQAVELADKRKYQAEVASKAGETELYQFATAEHQQYAERASRLSASLEQVNGQLGELERKYEEMKHKLKDMHLRRMELMGRENVTRANLRINKVLDSNTYSDAAFSKFKDIENYLDRLEDQVNSSYYRNTIDSRIAQLEKEMKLEESKSI, encoded by the coding sequence ATGACAAACTTATTCACAAGAATAAAAAACACAATTACTGCTGATTTACATGAGGCCCTAGACAAAAAAGAAAAACATAATCCAATTGCCTTACTAAATCAATACCTTCGCCAATCTGAGCAAGAAACAGAAAAAGTAAGAAAGCTGTTAGAACGCCAGAATACACTAAAGGATGAGTTCACAAGAGAGTACCATCAAGCAGTTGAATTAGCGGATAAGAGAAAGTACCAAGCAGAAGTAGCGTCAAAAGCGGGTGAAACGGAGCTATATCAATTCGCTACTGCAGAACATCAACAATATGCTGAACGTGCCAGCCGTCTAAGTGCATCACTCGAACAGGTAAATGGACAGCTTGGGGAATTAGAAAGAAAATATGAAGAAATGAAGCACAAGCTTAAAGATATGCACCTTCGCCGAATGGAGTTAATGGGGCGTGAAAACGTCACTCGCGCCAACCTTCGTATCAACAAAGTACTTGATTCAAATACTTATTCCGATGCGGCTTTTTCAAAATTCAAAGACATCGAGAACTATTTGGATCGCTTAGAGGATCAAGTTAACAGTTCTTACTATCGTAATACGATTGATTCAAGAATTGCCCAATTAGAAAAAGAAATGAAATTAGAAGAAAGCAAGTCCATTTAA
- a CDS encoding FAD-dependent oxidoreductase produces MSSFENAPKFPKTFWREIEFPSYPKLTEDLSVDVAIVGAGITGITAAYLLSKEGIKVALIEAGSVLNGTTGHTTAKLTAQHGLIYDELINHFGKEKARLYFESQMDAIKFVESTIQENGIECDFSKEDAFMYAVTDEYAEKLQTEWEAYKNLGIEGSLNDSIPFNIQTKAALVMKNQAQYHPLKYLKALLEEAVSAGCSVYENTTAEDIEDDHSQPKVVTKDGQRVTCKQVIIASHFPFYDKPGLYFARMYADRSYAIGVKTDKEFPGGMYISADSPTRSIRYTPYNGEKLLIIGGENHKTGQGMDTLKHYEALEAFAEEVFGIKGYEYRWSAQDLVTIDKLPYIGEITSGREHILVATGYKKWGMTTGILAGHLLTDYVLGRSNPYKELYSPSRFQADPDLTNAITANADVAKHLLKGKLEIVEKIVEDLQDGEGAVVMYRGKRAGAYKDRNGKLYVVDTTCTHLGCECEWNHAEKSWDCPCHGSRFSYAGDVIEGPARKPLDILEKG; encoded by the coding sequence ATGAGTTCATTTGAAAATGCACCTAAGTTTCCTAAAACCTTTTGGCGTGAAATTGAATTTCCTTCTTATCCAAAGTTAACTGAGGACCTATCAGTTGATGTAGCGATTGTAGGAGCTGGAATAACCGGGATTACGGCAGCCTATTTATTATCAAAGGAAGGCATAAAGGTTGCTCTTATTGAAGCCGGTAGTGTTTTGAACGGAACAACAGGACACACAACAGCAAAATTAACTGCACAGCATGGATTAATATACGATGAATTGATTAATCATTTTGGTAAAGAAAAAGCCCGACTTTATTTCGAGTCACAAATGGATGCGATAAAGTTTGTGGAGAGCACGATTCAGGAAAATGGGATTGAGTGTGATTTCAGTAAGGAAGATGCCTTTATGTATGCAGTGACGGACGAATATGCCGAAAAACTGCAAACCGAATGGGAAGCCTATAAAAACCTTGGTATTGAAGGGTCTCTAAATGATTCCATTCCCTTTAATATTCAAACAAAAGCGGCACTTGTAATGAAAAACCAAGCGCAGTATCACCCGCTAAAATACCTGAAAGCTTTGCTAGAAGAAGCAGTTAGCGCAGGTTGCTCTGTATATGAAAATACAACGGCTGAAGATATCGAGGATGATCACTCCCAACCTAAGGTGGTCACGAAAGATGGTCAGAGAGTAACCTGCAAACAGGTCATCATCGCTTCCCATTTTCCTTTTTACGATAAGCCAGGGCTTTATTTTGCCAGGATGTATGCCGACCGCTCATATGCCATTGGGGTAAAAACCGACAAAGAGTTTCCAGGAGGGATGTATATTAGTGCGGATAGTCCTACTAGATCTATTCGTTATACACCTTATAACGGGGAGAAATTACTGATTATCGGTGGTGAGAATCACAAAACGGGCCAGGGGATGGATACATTAAAGCATTACGAAGCCCTCGAGGCTTTTGCTGAAGAGGTATTTGGGATTAAGGGATACGAATACCGTTGGTCTGCTCAGGATTTAGTAACAATAGACAAGCTTCCCTATATCGGTGAGATCACCTCAGGAAGAGAGCATATTTTAGTAGCTACAGGTTATAAAAAATGGGGAATGACGACCGGAATTCTTGCAGGACATCTGCTTACCGATTATGTTTTGGGGCGTAGTAATCCTTACAAAGAATTGTATTCCCCTTCCCGTTTCCAGGCTGACCCTGATTTAACGAATGCTATTACAGCGAATGCTGATGTTGCCAAACATCTCTTGAAGGGCAAGCTTGAAATTGTCGAAAAGATTGTGGAAGATTTACAAGACGGTGAAGGCGCGGTTGTTATGTATCGCGGAAAAAGAGCAGGCGCTTATAAGGATAGAAACGGTAAGCTTTATGTAGTAGATACAACTTGTACCCATTTAGGGTGTGAATGTGAATGGAATCATGCGGAAAAATCATGGGATTGCCCATGCCATGGATCCCGTTTCTCATATGCTGGTGATGTAATCGAAGGCCCAGCAAGAAAACCATTGGATATACTTGAAAAGGGATAA
- the efeB gene encoding iron uptake transporter deferrochelatase/peroxidase subunit, translated as MTTNTTNSLETLNEKKVSRRDILKTAGIGGVGVILGASGLGGILSIQESKASNTGTNKDVVPFYGKHQSGITTKTQNHVYFVSLDVTTSKKEELVKLFKDWTKAAALMTEGKAIGELTGNEFLPPQDTGEAAGLSASNLTITFGVGPSLFLKENQDRFGLKHKQPKELVDLPKFPLDALEEEWTGGDLCIQACADDLQVAFHAVRNLIRIARGKATLRWAQTGFQRTKQADTKNETPRNLFGFKDGTINPDVNNEKVMNEQVWVQPGDGPDWLVDGSYLVVRRIQMFIEVWDRTNLKEQENTFGRHRVSGAPFGKKNEFDKVDLKSIPADSHVRLSHGDGSQQILRRAYSYSDGMDKKTGSFDAGLLFLAFQRKPSKQFIPIQQRLANMDKLNEYTSHRGSAIFACLPGVKKGSFIGETLFN; from the coding sequence TTGACAACGAATACGACTAACAGCTTAGAGACATTGAATGAAAAAAAGGTTTCGAGACGTGATATCCTTAAAACGGCTGGAATCGGTGGGGTAGGAGTGATTCTCGGTGCATCCGGTCTGGGCGGAATCCTTTCCATCCAAGAAAGCAAAGCATCAAATACGGGTACAAATAAAGACGTTGTACCGTTTTATGGGAAGCACCAGAGTGGAATCACAACAAAGACACAAAATCATGTGTATTTTGTTTCCTTAGATGTGACCACTTCGAAAAAAGAAGAGTTAGTGAAACTGTTTAAAGATTGGACAAAAGCAGCCGCGTTGATGACAGAAGGGAAGGCTATCGGCGAGCTAACAGGAAACGAATTCCTGCCACCGCAAGATACGGGGGAGGCAGCTGGGCTATCCGCTTCAAACCTGACGATTACGTTTGGAGTAGGTCCATCTCTTTTTCTAAAAGAAAATCAAGACCGGTTTGGATTAAAACACAAGCAGCCAAAGGAATTGGTGGACCTTCCGAAGTTTCCACTTGATGCTTTGGAAGAGGAATGGACTGGCGGGGATTTATGTATCCAAGCCTGCGCGGATGATTTGCAGGTAGCTTTTCATGCTGTAAGAAACCTCATTCGGATTGCGAGAGGGAAAGCAACATTGCGTTGGGCGCAAACGGGCTTCCAGCGTACCAAACAAGCAGACACAAAAAATGAAACACCAAGGAATTTGTTTGGCTTTAAAGACGGCACCATTAATCCAGATGTAAATAATGAAAAGGTAATGAACGAGCAGGTATGGGTTCAACCTGGGGACGGTCCTGATTGGCTAGTGGATGGCAGTTACCTTGTTGTCAGACGAATTCAAATGTTTATCGAAGTTTGGGATCGAACCAATTTAAAGGAACAAGAAAATACCTTTGGTAGACATCGTGTAAGTGGCGCTCCGTTTGGCAAAAAGAATGAATTTGATAAAGTGGATCTAAAATCCATCCCGGCAGATTCGCATGTTCGATTATCTCATGGCGACGGGTCACAGCAGATTCTACGCAGAGCCTATTCGTATTCTGATGGGATGGATAAGAAAACAGGAAGTTTTGATGCAGGACTGTTGTTCCTAGCTTTTCAGCGAAAGCCAAGTAAGCAATTTATCCCTATTCAACAGAGACTAGCTAATATGGATAAATTAAACGAATATACCTCCCATCGTGGAAGTGCGATTTTTGCTTGTTTGCCAGGGGTTAAAAAGGGAAGTTTTATTGGAGAGACACTATTTAACTAG
- the efeO gene encoding iron uptake system protein EfeO: MKLLKLSGTLLLSSSLLFGCSNTEKTSTKETTKETKTEVSPALDGVSKEYREYAIGEIEEFVKATEAFTTAVKNGDVEKAKQLYAPARMHYERAEPIAEVFGDLDPKIDAREGDVPEAEWGGYHKLEKGLWIDNTTKGYEQIADQLMKDVNLLRAKVDTVEVTPDLLITGAVDLLNEVSTSKVTGEEDRYSHTDLYDFAANVEGAEKIYQLLQPALKEKNEEVSKEIQARFDDVYALLNQHKSGEGYKLYTDLTEAQVKELSQAIDALAEPLSQIGMVTEAS; the protein is encoded by the coding sequence ATGAAACTACTAAAATTATCAGGAACGTTATTATTGTCTAGCAGTCTTCTATTCGGATGTTCAAATACAGAGAAAACTTCAACAAAAGAAACCACGAAAGAAACAAAAACGGAAGTCTCACCTGCCCTTGACGGAGTATCAAAGGAATATCGCGAGTACGCAATCGGTGAAATTGAGGAATTTGTGAAGGCAACGGAAGCCTTTACAACGGCTGTTAAAAATGGTGACGTGGAGAAAGCGAAACAACTTTATGCACCAGCGCGCATGCACTATGAACGCGCAGAACCAATCGCAGAGGTATTTGGAGATCTTGATCCTAAAATCGATGCTCGTGAAGGGGACGTACCTGAAGCAGAATGGGGCGGCTACCATAAACTTGAAAAAGGGCTATGGATCGACAACACAACAAAAGGGTATGAGCAAATCGCTGACCAACTAATGAAAGATGTCAACCTGTTGCGTGCGAAGGTAGATACCGTAGAGGTGACACCAGACCTGTTAATTACAGGTGCAGTAGATCTACTAAATGAGGTTTCCACTTCAAAAGTAACTGGGGAGGAAGACCGTTACTCTCATACAGATTTATATGATTTTGCTGCTAACGTAGAAGGAGCAGAAAAAATCTATCAGCTACTTCAACCAGCATTAAAGGAAAAAAATGAGGAAGTATCTAAAGAAATTCAAGCCCGTTTTGATGATGTGTATGCATTATTGAACCAGCATAAAAGTGGTGAAGGATATAAACTTTACACGGATTTAACAGAAGCACAAGTGAAGGAACTAAGCCAAGCCATCGATGCGCTTGCAGAACCGCTATCTCAAATTGGAATGGTAACGGAGGCGTCTTAA
- the safA gene encoding SafA/ExsA family spore coat assembly protein — protein MKKSFWVSFLFLLSLFCIPSVSFAQQYYTVQPGDSLWKIAVRYQVGISELIAANPQFKNPNLIYPGQKVTIPNFDAIKSVENQVIQLTNQERAKNGLPAMTADWELSRVARYKANDMRDKNYFSHTSPTYGSPFDMIKNFGISYRSAAENIAAGQTTPASVVQSWMNSSGHRANILSSNTRIGVGYAKGGSYGYYWVQMFISK, from the coding sequence ATGAAAAAATCTTTTTGGGTTAGTTTTTTGTTCTTACTATCACTTTTCTGTATTCCTAGCGTTTCTTTTGCGCAGCAATATTACACGGTTCAGCCGGGTGACTCACTTTGGAAAATCGCGGTTCGGTATCAAGTTGGAATCTCAGAGTTAATTGCAGCAAACCCGCAGTTTAAAAATCCCAACTTGATTTACCCTGGTCAAAAAGTAACTATTCCAAACTTTGATGCCATTAAAAGTGTGGAAAATCAGGTCATTCAATTAACCAATCAAGAACGTGCGAAAAATGGCTTGCCGGCAATGACGGCTGATTGGGAACTTTCGAGGGTGGCACGTTATAAGGCAAATGATATGCGTGATAAAAACTATTTCAGCCATACAAGCCCAACTTATGGAAGTCCATTTGATATGATCAAGAATTTTGGGATTTCCTACCGTTCGGCTGCTGAAAACATTGCTGCTGGTCAAACCACACCTGCATCAGTGGTTCAATCATGGATGAACAGTTCAGGTCATCGAGCCAACATCTTAAGCTCTAATACACGAATTGGCGTTGGTTACGCTAAAGGTGGTTCCTACGGGTACTATTGGGTCCAAATGTTTATCTCTAAATAA
- a CDS encoding response regulator transcription factor, which yields MIRVLFVDDHEMVRIGVSSYLSAQSDIEVVGEADDGKKGVELALELRPDIILMDLVMKEMDGIEATRQIIEQWPEAKVIIVTSFLDDEKVYPALEAGATSYMLKTSKASEIANAVRATYHGQSVLEPEVTGKMMVKMRQKHTHLPHEDLTSRELEILLLMAEGKSNQEIADVLFIALKTVKTHVSNILSKLNVQDRTQAVIYAFKHSLIS from the coding sequence ATGATTAGAGTATTGTTTGTTGATGATCATGAAATGGTGAGAATCGGGGTTTCGTCCTATTTATCTGCTCAGTCTGACATTGAAGTGGTAGGAGAAGCAGATGATGGAAAAAAAGGAGTCGAACTAGCTCTCGAACTACGACCAGATATCATTTTAATGGACTTAGTTATGAAAGAAATGGACGGGATTGAGGCAACGAGGCAAATCATTGAACAATGGCCGGAAGCAAAGGTTATTATTGTAACAAGCTTCTTAGATGATGAAAAGGTGTATCCAGCCCTTGAAGCAGGGGCAACCAGCTATATGCTGAAGACCTCTAAAGCAAGTGAAATTGCCAATGCCGTTCGTGCTACATACCATGGCCAATCTGTTCTAGAACCAGAAGTAACTGGAAAAATGATGGTGAAAATGCGCCAAAAACATACTCATTTGCCCCATGAAGATCTCACTAGCCGTGAATTAGAAATCCTTTTGCTGATGGCAGAGGGGAAATCCAACCAGGAAATTGCTGATGTATTATTCATCGCACTGAAGACCGTTAAAACCCATGTCAGCAATATCCTAAGTAAGTTGAATGTACAAGACCGAACCCAAGCTGTGATCTATGCGTTTAAGCATTCCTTAATATCATAA
- a CDS encoding sensor histidine kinase — MSTTQRQIVWSVVCSFLIAIIVAAIFTIVFPLNSWSELWKRHFMDIPFVIFIPAFSIVMGILTGGVSGFFWRKQFLAIDHSLHQLEQGRAPEEKGKPPIVEMQTIAERIDKIGKQMSEQVKLSQRLATEKVEDQEARIQEMIEQERNRLARELHDSVSQQLFAASMMMSAINETKQESENEREAKQLKLVEEMIHQSQLEMRALLLHLRPVALKNKTLQEGIEELLIELSQKVTMEIHWKVEEFPLDKGVEDHLFRILQESISNTLRHSKANGLEVLLVKRDDFAILRIVDDGIGFEVNEMKAGSYGMQNMHERALEVGGTLKVISVKNKGTRLEVKIPVMINGDGAND; from the coding sequence ATGAGTACAACTCAGCGCCAGATTGTCTGGAGTGTCGTCTGCTCGTTCCTCATTGCCATTATTGTCGCAGCCATTTTTACGATTGTTTTTCCATTAAACAGCTGGTCCGAATTGTGGAAAAGGCATTTCATGGATATACCCTTTGTTATTTTTATTCCAGCCTTTAGCATTGTGATGGGTATTCTCACAGGTGGTGTTTCCGGTTTTTTTTGGCGGAAGCAGTTTCTAGCTATTGATCATTCACTCCATCAATTGGAACAAGGGCGAGCACCAGAGGAAAAGGGGAAGCCCCCTATTGTAGAGATGCAAACCATTGCGGAACGGATTGATAAAATTGGCAAACAAATGTCGGAGCAAGTCAAATTATCCCAACGGTTAGCTACTGAAAAAGTAGAAGACCAGGAAGCAAGAATTCAGGAAATGATTGAGCAGGAGCGAAATCGTCTGGCTCGCGAATTACACGACTCTGTCAGCCAGCAATTATTTGCGGCATCGATGATGATGTCTGCCATTAATGAAACAAAACAGGAATCTGAAAACGAACGTGAAGCAAAACAATTGAAACTAGTGGAAGAGATGATCCACCAATCCCAGCTCGAAATGAGGGCACTCCTTCTTCATTTGCGTCCAGTTGCCTTAAAGAATAAAACACTCCAAGAAGGAATTGAGGAACTGTTAATCGAATTATCTCAAAAGGTAACAATGGAAATTCATTGGAAAGTGGAAGAATTCCCTCTAGATAAAGGTGTTGAGGACCACTTGTTCCGAATCCTTCAAGAATCAATCTCGAATACGCTGAGACACTCGAAAGCGAACGGTTTAGAGGTGTTGCTGGTCAAACGAGATGATTTTGCTATTCTGAGGATTGTGGATGACGGTATTGGGTTTGAAGTAAATGAAATGAAGGCTGGATCATACGGAATGCAAAATATGCATGAACGGGCGCTTGAAGTGGGCGGTACCTTAAAAGTAATCAGTGTGAAAAATAAAGGAACAAGGCTGGAAGTGAAAATTCCAGTGATGATTAATGGGGATGGTGCGAATGATTAG
- a CDS encoding DUF1360 domain-containing protein: MTDISWMTYIMLILASYRLTHLIVFDKITEFIRKPFVKKVKVETQNGTETKEVPTSMFGYLLKCYWCAGVWSAILLGGAYLLFPRVAFVVILIFSIAGGQSIIETFVGVNIKKVDYYADLKKKD, encoded by the coding sequence GTGACGGACATTTCATGGATGACCTATATTATGTTAATTTTAGCGAGCTACCGGTTAACTCATTTAATTGTGTTCGATAAGATTACCGAATTTATTCGCAAGCCATTTGTCAAAAAAGTGAAGGTAGAAACGCAGAATGGTACAGAAACAAAGGAAGTTCCTACTTCCATGTTTGGTTATCTATTGAAATGCTATTGGTGTGCGGGTGTCTGGAGTGCCATTTTACTTGGCGGTGCCTATTTGCTGTTTCCTAGGGTAGCCTTTGTTGTTATCTTAATTTTTTCCATTGCTGGCGGCCAGTCCATCATCGAAACCTTTGTCGGTGTTAATATTAAGAAGGTTGATTATTATGCGGATTTAAAGAAAAAGGACTAA
- a CDS encoding FTR1 family protein, whose protein sequence is MHRYTVKPLLLLTVLFIFFQTIQPVAAAEEHDELFVLIGDSLMKAKDGEASVVSSNMEQFAADWKAIKKADSKQAKKVDQELKEVQSLLAKGNVDKETLAKSLSSLSSAVVLYDEEQNPQDKEKAKEQVKQLLPLISTMESSIEKGETASLKGQYQKILNQWTASEKLVHDESIAAYGNIEKYMALVRIAITQEPADRQKAMENLEQLTAEVDNFLAGKTSNQLQGDASLSDVAALLDQAEKQIAKKDYITASDQLNEILSVWSMVEGDVQTRDSGLYSDIETKIPTAISLLNSEKVKAQKAADILKEISDRLAPLLSKTNYTLWDAALILLREGLEGLLVVATLIAFLKKMGQSSKQKWIWSGVIAGILASAVLAIIINIVFSQIVAASSREYIEGLTGVVAVVMMLTVGAWLHNKSSIGNWNKYINQQMQQAIAKGSLLSFAFISFLSVFREGAETIIFYTGITPYISLMQLISGVLLAIVILVIVGFVIIKYSVKIPIRLFFKTATFLIYFLAFKILGISIHALQISNMIPTSTVEELPFIDWLGLYPTWETTISQLLLLAVILSMMFFMKKREGKQMVSAEV, encoded by the coding sequence ATGCACCGATATACAGTTAAGCCCTTATTATTATTAACGGTACTATTTATTTTTTTTCAAACGATTCAGCCAGTCGCAGCAGCTGAGGAGCATGATGAGCTTTTTGTGCTAATCGGAGACAGCTTAATGAAGGCGAAGGATGGAGAGGCTTCTGTAGTTTCTAGTAATATGGAGCAATTTGCAGCCGACTGGAAGGCAATAAAGAAAGCAGATAGTAAACAGGCTAAAAAGGTTGACCAAGAACTTAAAGAGGTTCAAAGTCTATTGGCAAAAGGGAATGTGGATAAAGAGACACTTGCCAAAAGCCTTTCGTCTCTTTCTAGTGCGGTGGTTTTGTATGACGAGGAACAAAATCCACAAGACAAAGAAAAAGCAAAAGAACAGGTTAAACAATTACTACCACTTATTAGCACTATGGAGAGTTCTATTGAAAAAGGAGAGACTGCTAGTTTAAAAGGTCAATACCAAAAAATATTGAACCAATGGACTGCTTCTGAAAAACTAGTTCATGATGAAAGCATTGCGGCATATGGAAATATTGAGAAATATATGGCTCTTGTTCGAATCGCTATCACACAAGAGCCTGCTGACAGGCAGAAGGCAATGGAAAACTTAGAACAATTAACTGCCGAAGTCGACAACTTTTTAGCCGGGAAGACTTCAAACCAACTCCAGGGTGACGCTTCGCTTTCAGATGTAGCGGCTTTGTTAGATCAAGCGGAAAAGCAGATTGCAAAAAAGGACTATATAACTGCCAGCGACCAGCTAAATGAAATCCTTTCTGTTTGGTCAATGGTAGAAGGCGACGTTCAGACGAGGGACAGTGGATTATATAGTGATATAGAAACGAAAATCCCTACGGCAATCAGTCTGTTAAACTCAGAAAAGGTGAAGGCGCAGAAAGCTGCTGATATTTTAAAGGAAATCAGTGATCGCCTTGCTCCCTTATTAAGTAAAACCAATTACACGTTATGGGACGCAGCTCTTATTCTTCTGCGTGAAGGATTAGAGGGGTTACTAGTTGTCGCTACGTTAATTGCTTTCTTGAAAAAAATGGGCCAATCATCAAAACAGAAATGGATTTGGTCCGGGGTTATTGCTGGAATTTTAGCTAGTGCGGTATTAGCGATTATTATCAATATTGTCTTTTCTCAGATCGTTGCAGCATCAAGCCGGGAATATATTGAAGGATTAACAGGTGTGGTAGCTGTGGTGATGATGCTAACAGTAGGTGCATGGCTCCACAATAAATCAAGTATTGGAAATTGGAACAAGTACATCAATCAACAAATGCAGCAGGCAATTGCGAAAGGCAGTCTTCTCTCCTTTGCCTTCATTAGTTTTCTATCCGTTTTCCGTGAAGGAGCAGAGACAATTATCTTCTATACAGGAATTACTCCATATATAAGTTTAATGCAGCTGATCAGCGGTGTCTTGTTAGCGATTGTCATTTTAGTCATTGTCGGCTTTGTGATTATTAAGTACAGTGTAAAGATTCCTATTCGTCTTTTCTTTAAAACTGCTACCTTCCTGATCTACTTTTTGGCGTTTAAAATCCTGGGAATTAGCATCCATGCATTGCAGATCTCGAACATGATACCAACCAGCACGGTGGAAGAATTGCCATTTATCGATTGGTTAGGACTGTATCCAACTTGGGAAACAACTATTTCTCAATTACTATTACTTGCCGTCATCTTAAGTATGATGTTTTTTATGAAAAAAAGAGAAGGAAAACAGATGGTTTCCGCAGAAGTTTAA